The genomic interval TTGAACAATTTTGGATTGAGATTCCAGTGTTTTCATTCGGGTCGTCTTTTAATTGTGCTGTGATGACTGTGAATTGCCCTGGTAATGGCAGTCTAGATACGATGTTACATGCCTGGAGAACCACTGCAGCGTTACCAAATATGTAGTCTATGGTTCCGTATACGTCGCACTCTCGGTAAAACTGACGAAATGAGTGTGCATATAACGTATCTTGGTAACCAGAGAAGCTGCATCTGAACAAAGCTGCAAAATCTGCATTCACTCTTAAGGCAACCGCTTGGTACTTCTCTGGCCCTGCCTTGTTCTCAATTGTTAGGTCCCGAGCCAGAAACCTGTCTCCGGACACAGCTGCAATTAACAAGTTTACATTGAGATATTTTAAAGATTAGTGCTAACGACACTTTCAGCACTAgtagaaattttttcattttatctcTAAAGTTCAAATATTAATGGAAAAAAGGCACGATGCTCTAAAAAGTGTTTTGAAAATTACCTACTGTTGCAGATCTGAAAGTGGTCCAGCCATCGCCCACACTTCTGCTTCCGGTGATGATAGTTGAATCTTTACCGCCTCCAAGCAGAAAAATGTTGGTCTTATAGCTTGGAATTTCCAAATTCTCCTCATAAACCCCTTGTTTGATATTGATGACTACTCTATCATCGCTGTTATTGGGAGCAAAATTTATCGCATCAGTGATGGTAGTGAAATCTCCTGTTCCATCGGCAGCCACAGTCAGCACTTGACTCAGGTCATACTCATTATCGTCATCGGAGCTCTGCAGAATCCGGCGATCTTTTCTTGACAACCATTCTGGAAATCCCATTAGGCGGCGACGGTGTTTGTTGCCTTCTGTCGTAGCTGGCTTAGGAAGTGCTGACAGGGAGTTGCTCACATACCTGTAAGTACTTGTTATAGAGTTCACTAAAGGTTGCTTCAAAGAACCTGAAGCAGAGTTAAGGCTCTCTAAACAAGTATTCTTATT from Citrus sinensis cultivar Valencia sweet orange chromosome 9, DVS_A1.0, whole genome shotgun sequence carries:
- the LOC102609650 gene encoding probable pectinesterase/pectinesterase inhibitor 12 isoform X1, whose amino-acid sequence is MAASSFLKLTLLLFTISISITATLSTPSTTSLHTNISSISNFCKSTPHPDACFESLKLSISINISPNIINFLLQTLQMAISEAGKVTNLLAGAGSSNIVEKQRGTIQDCKELHQITLSALQKSLPKIRAAHDAKTLSDARAYLSAALTNKNTCLESLNSASGSLKQPLVNSITSTYRYVSNSLSALPKPATTEGNKHRRRLMGFPEWLSRKDRRILQSSDDDNEYDLSQVLTVAADGTGDFTTITDAINFAPNNSDDRVVINIKQGVYEENLEIPSYKTNIFLLGGGKDSTIITGSRSVGDGWTTFRSATVAVSGDRFLARDLTIENKAGPEKYQAVALRVNADFAALFRCSFSGYQDTLYAHSFRQFYRECDVYGTIDYIFGNAAVVLQACNIVSRLPLPGQFTVITAQLKDDPNENTGISIQNCSILATEDLYANSASVKSYLGRPLKIYSTTVFLESYIDDFIEPAGWSEWSGDQGLDTLYYGEFNNYGPGSGTDNRVTWPGYHVMDENDAYDFTVSQLINGQEWLDSTSIPYQDGI